One Clostridia bacterium genomic region harbors:
- a CDS encoding BON domain-containing protein produces MRKSALVLIFVFALATAFALSQDQSSARPDTSSSPTMSQQGSTTQSGSMGTTQDQTTTTGDHDKDMDRDHDRSLDRDAQKEKHAKVDDQQLQSSLHQQFASDPAFRNVQISVEDGRVNLTGTVASKDDRKRAKEMAKAVSGVTSVRDRLTIDTSGTMSSYGGMGGTTGAASATGTTAQSETSTNTAGSIAGNSGTTSADQTGRSGSTGIGSTTGSASGEASREAGAAAQTGTGTAPQSGSQGTAGMSGSTSGSGASGTTSSGTGSVSGAGTTGSQTGSTSTGDTTAAGSTAGAGGDSTALRSQLESAYQSELTLANSHVLVNVSDTTIELTGTVPTGKERQTAKRIAQSYAGNRKVDDKLTVTGQGGATPRSQGSDTGASGVDPSTGAPDRTNPHSTTPGVTNDPAGTGTSIPTTPPTNPKTEGDQSSSPR; encoded by the coding sequence ATGAGGAAGTCAGCTCTTGTGCTGATATTTGTGTTTGCGTTGGCCACTGCGTTCGCGCTGTCGCAAGACCAGAGCAGCGCCCGTCCAGACACAAGTTCCAGCCCCACGATGTCCCAGCAGGGCTCGACAACACAATCGGGCAGCATGGGAACGACACAGGACCAGACAACAACAACCGGCGACCATGACAAGGACATGGATCGCGATCATGATCGCAGCCTGGATCGCGATGCCCAGAAGGAAAAGCACGCGAAGGTTGATGATCAGCAGCTCCAGAGTTCGCTGCACCAGCAGTTCGCGAGCGATCCTGCATTTCGCAACGTGCAGATTAGCGTGGAAGATGGCCGCGTAAACCTTACGGGCACGGTCGCCAGTAAGGATGATCGCAAGCGCGCGAAGGAGATGGCAAAAGCCGTCTCGGGCGTAACCTCCGTTCGCGACCGGCTGACAATTGACACCAGCGGCACAATGTCCAGCTACGGCGGGATGGGTGGCACCACGGGCGCAGCTTCCGCAACAGGCACGACAGCACAGAGCGAAACCAGCACCAACACCGCTGGCAGTATTGCCGGCAACTCGGGCACAACGAGCGCAGACCAGACCGGCAGGAGTGGAAGCACGGGCATTGGAAGCACGACGGGCTCAGCTTCCGGCGAAGCATCTCGCGAAGCAGGAGCTGCTGCCCAGACCGGAACCGGCACAGCTCCGCAGAGTGGATCGCAGGGCACCGCAGGCATGAGCGGCTCGACTAGCGGCTCGGGCGCAAGCGGAACTACATCCAGCGGGACGGGCTCGGTCAGCGGCGCTGGAACGACCGGCAGCCAGACCGGGAGTACCTCAACCGGGGACACGACTGCTGCGGGCTCAACCGCCGGAGCAGGTGGCGATTCGACGGCTCTGCGCAGTCAGCTCGAGAGCGCTTACCAGAGCGAACTGACACTGGCGAACAGCCACGTGTTGGTCAACGTGAGCGATACCACGATTGAGCTGACAGGCACGGTTCCCACCGGCAAGGAGCGTCAGACCGCAAAGCGCATCGCGCAGTCGTATGCCGGAAACCGCAAGGTCGACGACAAGCTGACCGTGACAGGGCAGGGCGGTGCTACTCCGCGTTCGCAGGGTAGCGACACCGGCGCGAGCGGCGTTGACCCAAGCACTGGAGCTCCGGACAGGACGAATCCCCACTCAACCACTCCTGGCGTGACGAATGATCCGGCGGGTACCGGCACGAGCATCCCGACGACTCCACCGACAAATCCAAAAACTGAGGGCGACCAGAGCTCCAGCCCTCGCTAA